GTAAGAAAGTGAAAATCAAAAAGGAAGATGTTATAGATTTAACGGTTAGCGGTTGGCTTTTAACTTATACCTTTTTTGAGAAAGGAAAGACAAGAGTAATAGAGGAGGAAATAGAAGGAGATTTTGCTTATGTTTATGCTTCGGGAATAAAGCCTAATGGAAAAGAAAGAACAATAGAGATTAGAATGGTTAAAGAAGAGGGATTTTGGAAGATTCAAGCGGGATTAAAAGAATATTAATCTTTGCTAAGATATTTTTGTAACGGACTGGGCAATCGTTATCGGTTATGTAAGGGCAGTAATCAAAAACATTATAATTCCAAATAACAACTAAGGGATTGGTAGAAAATAAAATAAGATTCTAAAAGGTAGTATGAGAATATTATAAAATCGAAATATTTATTCAAGAAATTTTAAGATATTTAACCGATTTCTTAGTTATCCTTATAAATCCTTATATTTCTTATTATTATCTTTTTATAATTTGTGAAAACTAAATACTATAATATCTCCTATACTGCTCCCTTTTTAATAGAAAGTAAAATCCCCTTGTTCTAATTAAGATAGATTTTAAAAAATATCCAAAAGAGAGATTTATTTAAGTATTAAGTAAAGAAAAATCAATACTTTAAGCACCTCCTTTTTAGGTTTATCTTTTAGTAATTCTTTCTTAATCAAAATCCCAAAATCTAATACTTTCCTTCTTCCATAATACCAATATTTTGATTTCCAAATTCTCCCCATATATATAATACGAAAAAAGAGCCCAAAAGGTTACCACTTTTTTATTACTTGAAATTTAAATTCAAATTTCTATAATCAAATAAATGATATTATTATTTCTTTTTCTCCTAAATAAGGATTTTTTAGAGGTTAATAAAGTTGATAAGATTTTTATTGATGGAATAGAGGAAGAGGTTTGGCAAATTGCCGATTCAATAATTATTGAAAAGCAATTTTACCCCTATTATGATTCTCTTGCCAGTTATAAGACTATTGTAAAGGTTCTACAGGATAAAGATAACTTGTATTTTCTTATTAAAACTGATTTCCAAAAGGATAGACCTAATACTTCTTTAAGTGGCGATTTAGATTGTTATCATATTTACCTTGACCCTGTTCTTTCTAAATTAAATGCTTACTGTTTTAGTGTCAATGCTGTTAATGAGCGAAGCACTGGCTTTTTATTGGATGATGGAAGAAGGACAGATATTTGGGAAGGGGTGTATGATAGTAAAACAAAAATTTATAAAGATGCCAATAATAATTATCTATTAATTTGCGAAATTAAAATTCCTTTTAAGAATTTTCGTTATAGAAAAGATATAAATAAATGGGGTTTTCAAATAAAGGTATATTATCAAAAAAAGCGAGAGACTTGTTATTTTCTTTTGCCCGAACAAGAAGAAGGATTAAGGGTATCAAAATTTGGTACTTTAAGAAATGTTTTGCCCTATTCCCAAGGAATTGGTATGGAAATATATCCGGTTGGAGTTTTAAAGAACGAATATTATGTTGGTCGGGATAAGAAAAGATTAGGGAAGATTTTACCTTGGGTTGGTTTAGATATTGCTTATAAAAAAGAAGATAAACAGATAAATTTAACTTTCTTGCCCGATTTTGCCGAAATTGAGTCCGACCCATTCACAATGACTTTAGGCAAATATGAAATTTATTATTCAGAAAGAAGGCATTTTTTTATAGAAGGTAAAAACTATTTTGAACCAGCAACAATGGGTGTGGGTTTTTATTCACCAATTAAAGTTTTTTATTCAAGAAGGATTGGTAGAAAAATGCGTGATTATTCGGGCGAAGTGCCGATTTTAAGTGGTCTAAAATTTACTGGTCGGTTTGAGAAGTATGAGATTGGTTTTCTAAATTCTCTTACTGGTGAGAAGTTTGGTGAATGGGATACCTCTTTTTATAATACTTGGAATGTATTTCGGATAAAAAGATATTTCTTTACCAATTCAGAAATTGGTCTTCTTGCTACTCATAAATATGATATAGAAAGAAAAGAAAGTTTCTTTAACTTTGATAACGATGGTGCTTTAAGATTTGGGAAAAATCAGTTTTTATGGCAGATAGTGGGCAATAAAAATAAAAACGAAAAATTTGGCTATGCTATTCAAAATGGCGGAGTTTATTATTTAACAAAAAATATTACTACTTTTTATAGTTTGCAATATGTAAGTAATAATTTTGATATTAGTTCAATGGGTTATGCTAATTTCGCTTCTGGCGATAGAGATATAAATTTAGGAATTGCCTATACAAATTTTCCTCAAAGTGGGATAGTTTCTTTTTATTCTTTAACACCTTTCCTTTGGCAAAATAAAGAGATTAATGAAGTTGATTGGTCAAGAATATTGGGAATAGAGTTTAATTTTCAATTAAGAAAACCAGAAATTTTTTATAATAGTCATTTTTATTATGGAAAAGGGATCGAAGATACCATTAAATATTCTTATATTGGCGTCAATCCTGCTTTATCTTTCTCTTTTGGTCAAGTAAGTTTTTGGTTCGGAAGTTGGTTTGGAAAAAATTATAATTATTTAAGGAGATTTGTTGCTTGGCAGGCACAAAATTGGGCCGGGCTTCATTTGCCAATTTTAGAAAGGGTATCTTTAAATTTTTATTGTAGTAATTGGATAGAATTTGATACTTTAAATAGGCATTTATCAACTACTTTAAGTCCTATCTTTTCTCTTGGTTATAAATTTACTCCCTATATGGGAATAACCTTTTATTCTAACCCTCCTTTAAGTTACCAAAATTCTCAATTTACTCTCTTCCAATTAAGAACCGCCTTATATTATTATTGGGAGATAAAACCAAAATCAAAGGTTTATTTTGTGATAAATGAACTTCTTATAAAAAATAATAATAAATGGCAAGAGAATGAGCGGATATTAGCGATAAAAATAAAGTACTTTTACTGGTTTTAATTGACTTTTAAGCAATTTTATGTTAAAATAAAGTATGCAGGATAGATTTACCAACCGTTTAAGAAAAGTTATTAACATTGCCCGTCAGGAGGCAATTAGAATGCATCATGATTATATTGGTTCCGAACATTTACTTTTGGGAATTATAAAGGAAGGCGAGGGAGTTGCGGCGTTGGTCTTATCCAATTTGGGAATTGAAAGAGACGAGTTGATTTCGGCAATTGAAAATGCCATAAGTTATGGCAAAACACCAATTATTTTGGGAGAAATTCCTTTAAATCAGGAGGCGAGGAGGATTTTAAATTATGCGATGGAAGAGGCGAGGAGGATGAACCATTCTTATATTGGTACTGAACATCTTTTGTTAGGAATTTTAAGAGAAGAACAATCAGTAGCGGCGCAAGTTTTATTCTCGTTGGGAATTGATATTGATATTGTCCGTAGCGAAATAATGAAAGTCTTAGAGGGCGAATCCACGGGGCAAGCAATTCCGCGAGGTAAATCTAAAACACCCGCCTTGGACTATTTCTCTCGAGATTTAACCCAATTGGCAAGGGAAGATAAACTTGACCCAATTATTGGCCGTGAGAAAGAGATTGAAAGAGTAATTCAAATATTGGTGAGAAGAAAGAAAAATAATCCCGTTTTAATTGGTGAAGCGGGAGTGGGTAAAACCGCAATTGTTGAAGGGCTTGCCCAAAGGATTGTTGAAGGTCGGGTTCCTTCTTTATTGAAAAATAAAAGGGTTTTAGCATTAGATTTGCCAGCCTTAATTGCCGGTACAAAATATCGAGGCCAGTTTGAAGAGAGAATGAAAACAGTGCTTAATGAGATAACAAAATCAGGTGATGTGATTCTTTTTATTGATGAACTACACACAATTGTTGGTGCCGGTGCTGCCGAAGGAGCGATTGATGCTTCTAATATTTTAAAACCAGCATTGGCAAGAGGAGAAATTCAATGTATTGGCGCTACCACTTTTGAAGAGTATCGGAAATATATTGAAAAACATTCAGCCTTAGAAAGAAGATTTCAGCCAATTATTGTTGAGCCCCCATCGGTAGAGGAAACGATTAAGATTTTACAAGGGCTTAAAGAGAAATACGAATTACATCATGGGGTGATATATACCGATGAGGCTTTAGAAGCCTGTGCCTATCTTGCTGATAGATATATTACTGACCGCTATTTACCCGACAAAGCAATTGATGTGATGGATGAGGCTGGTGCTCGCGTGAAATTATTGAGACCGGTTTTTAATCCGGAGATTGAAGAGTTAGAAAGAAGATTAGAAAGAATAAAAAGAATGAAGGAAGAGGCGGTAAGAAAACAGGAATTTGAAAAGGCAGCCGAAATCCGAGATGAGCAGCGAAGATTAACAGAACTTTTGAAGAAAAAAAGAAAAGAGATGGAAAAGAAAGGTGGTTTTCCAGTGGTAATGCCGGAAGATGTTGCTCAAGTGGTTTCAATGTGGTCAGGAATTCCGCTGCAAAGAATCGAAGAGAGTGAACAACAGCGACTTTTAAAGATGGAAGAAGAGTTAAAGAAGAGGATCGTTGGTCAAGATCACGCAATTGAAGCGGTTGCTCAAGCGACAAGAAGAAGTCGGGCAGGAATTAAAGACCCAAGAAGACCGATTGGTTCTTTTATTTTCTTGGGTCCTACTGGCGTTGGTAAAACCGAATTAGCAAGGGTTTTGGCAAAATTTCTCTTTGGTCACGAAGATGCCCTTATTAGAATAGATATGTCGGAATATATGGAAAAATTCAATGTTTCTCGCTTAATTGGTGCACCACCTGGTTATGTGGGTTATGAAGAAGGTGGTCAACTAACTGAGAAAGTGAGAAGAAAACCTTATTCGGTTGTTTTATTTGATGAAATTGAAAAAGCCCATCCGGATGTTTTTAATATTTTATTACAAATTTTGGAAGACGGTCAATTAACCGATGCCTTTGGTCGGAGAGTCAATTTTAGAAATTGTGTGATTATAATGACATCAAATATTGGTACTGCGGAAATAAAGAAATCAAGTGGGTTTGGTTTTACTTCAGGTAGCCCAGAGGAGAGTTATGAGAAGATGAAAGAAAGGATTTTAATGGAAGTAAAAAAGGTCTTCCGACCGGAATTTATTAACCGGGTAGATGAGATTATTGTTTTTAGACCTTTAGGAAAAGAGGAAATGGAAAAGATTGTTGATATTCAGATTAATGATATAAATGAGAGATTAAAAGAGAAAGGTTTAAAATTGGTTTTATCTCCGGAAGCAAAGGAGGTTCTTGTTGAACAAGGTTTTGACCCGGAATATGGTGCCCGACCATTAAAGAGAGCAATCAGAAGATTGATTGAAGACCCCTTAGCCGAAGAGATATTAAAAGGAAAATTTAAAGAAAGTTCTATTGTCTATATTGAAAGGGAAGGGAACGAATTACGTTTTGTTGCCAAAAAACCAGAGGAATTAAAAGTTTAAATAAATAGGTGCTTAAAAAGTCTTTATTTTTATCTTTCTTTATTTTCTCTTTTCTTTTTTCACAAATAATTTATCAAGTTCGAGCAAAAACTGAATTTATTGATACTTTAACTGTCCTTAATCTATGCGGAATAAAACCAGGAGAAATTCTCTCTTCCGAAAGGGTCGCCGAGGCAATTAAAAAAATATACAAAAGCGGACTTTTTAGTGATATAAAAGCAGAAACAACAATTACTGATAAAGGAATAATTTTAATTTTTACTACTAAAGATAATCCATTATTAAAAGATATCATCTTTTCGGGCAATCAAAAAGTTAAAACTAAAGAGTTAAAAGAAAAAATTAAATATAAAAAAGGAGAAGTGATTAGTGAATATAAGATATTTAATTATCAAAAAGAAATTTTAAACCTTTATAAAGAAAAAGGTTTTGTGGCACCAAAGGTTTTTTATACCAAATCAGAAAGAGATTCCCAGAATATGGTAACAATCACCTTTCATATTGAAGAAGGTAAGAAATATAAAATAAGAAAAATAAATCTGATTGGTGTTAAAAATTTAAAAGAAAATAAGATAAAAAGAAAATTAGTTAATCGAGAAAAGAGATGGTATCGGAAAGGGATTTTTAAAGAAGAGGAGTTTAAAAAGGATTTGACAAGGATAACCGATTATTACAAAGAGAATGGTTTCTTACAAGTAAAGATAGTTGACTACGAATTAAAAAGCGAAGGTGATTGGTTAGAAATTAATATTCAATTAGAAGAAGGGAAAAAATTTTATTTAGGAGATATTAATTTTAGTGGTAATAATTCTATTGGCATAGAAAGTTTAAAGAAAGCAATAAAATTGAAAAAAGGTGATTATTATAATGTCAAAAAGATGAATTTAAGTTTGCAGGAATTGTATAATCTCTATCAAGAAGAAGGTTATTTATATTGTCAGATTAATCCGATTGAAGAAATTAGAAATGATACCGTTGATGTGAATTATGAGATAAAAGAAGGAAATCCGGTTAAGATTAGATTGGTTAATATTGAGGGTAATGAGCGGACAAAAGATAAGGTTATCAGAAGGGAGATAGTTACTTTACCGGGAGATTTATTTAAGAAATCTTTATTGATAAGAAGTCAAAGAAATATTTTTAACTTAGGATTTTTTGAGGATATCAGTGTTGATTTTACACCGGTAGATAGCGAATATATTGATTTAAATTATAAAGTAAAAGAGAAAGTAACTTTTGGACAGGTAAGTGCCAGTGTTTCTTATTCTCAAAAAGAGAAGATTGTCGGCGGTTTTGAAATATCTCAGCCTAACTTATTTGGTAAAGGTCAAAAGATATACTTAAAATTAGAAAAGGGTGGAACGGTTACTAATTTACAAATGGGTTTTGAAGAACCTTATCTTTTTGATATTCCTTTTTCTTGTGGTTTTAATTTGTTATACTATTCCTATGCTTATGATTATTATGATAAACTTGACCGAAATCTTTCTTTTAATTTCTCCTATCCAATAATTCTTGATTATACAAGAATTTATTGGGGATTGAAATTTGGTAGTAGTTATATTCCACCAAAAAGTATTAAAGATACCAAAGTGCCAAAAGAAGTATATCGGGATACAATAAAAAAGATATATCTCTCACCAAATTTTTCTATTATTCGGGATGCTCGGGATTATGTTTTTAACCCCAGTGCTGGTTCTTATTATTTATATTCTTTTGATATCTCAACTTTAAAGATTAACTTTTTAAGACAGATAATAGATGTGCGGGTCTATTTCCCCTTATTTTGGAAATTTTCTTTGATGGCAAGAACAAGGATTGGTTATATTACTGAATTGAAAAGAAACGATACTGTACCTTTATACGAACGATTTTATTTAGGTGGTGTTGGTGAAGAAGGTATTCGTGGTTATCCTGACCGTTCAATTTCACCAGTAAAAGATGGTTATTTAGTGGGTGGCAAGGCAATGACCATTTTCAATTTAGAATATAAATTAAAATTGGCTTATTATCTTTCCTTTATTGCTTTCTTTGATTGTGGAAATTGTTTTGAAGATTTAAATAAGATAAATTTTGGAACCTTTAAAAGGGGAGTTGGTGTCGGTGTCCGAGTAGAAGTACCAATGTTAGGATTGATTGGCTTTGATTTAGGCTACGGTTTTGACCGCGAAGGAAATAAATTAGAACCCCATTTCCAATTTGGCAAGACTTTTTAAAATATTTATAGATTTTTTATTATTCTTTACCAAATAAAAGTAATCTTTTTTATTTCATAATAGTCACCGGTTTGAAATTTTGAAAAATAGATACCGGGATTAACCTTTTGCTGAAAGTTATTTTCGCCTTGCCAGTTGACTGAGTAGATACCAGGTTTTTTATTTTCATTAATCAATATCTTTATAATCCTTCCCATTCGGTCATAAATAAAAAGTTTTACATTACTTTGATTTTTAAGGGAAAAAAGAATTCTTGTTTTATGAAAGAAAGGATTAGGAAAGGGGTTATATAATTTTGTTTCTAATTGATGGGGATTTGGTAATTCTTCCTTTTCCTTAATACTTACTTGTGGCTCTCTTATCCAGAAACCAATAAAACCAAGATAATTAGGGTTTGTTAGATAGCTGATAGCATTTTGGGAGAGAGAATTTTTTGCTTGATAATTGGTATTAGTTAAATTTTTTCCATCGCTGTTTATTGTATACCAATCACAATAATATTGAGAAAAAGCATAAGAGATAAAAAGAAGATAAAGAAAGATTTTTAGTTTACTCATTCTTCCTCCCCTTTTCTTTTTCCCTTAACAATTTTCTCCATTCCTCTTTTGCTTTTTGGGATGTTTCGTATTCTTTTAATATACCAAAGGCAATCCAATCAAAAGAGATATTAGTATTTTCTCCCCAGGTAGGAATTTTCTTTAAGATAATTTCAAAACCGTTTGTTTTAATTCTGCTTACATAAAGTAAACCAGTAGGTTCCTCTTTCGGAGTAACAACAATTCTAACCGGAATGTCAGTTCTAATATTTTGGGAAAAGACTTCCGGAAAAGAGATTTCGGCTTTGCCATTATTGAGTCTTCCGCTACCAGCAGTAATTATTGATAAGTCAGGACTGATAATACAAGGTGCTTCTTTATCATCCCAAAGACCACCAGTATACCAACCACCAGTCGCATAACCACGACCATAGGCTTGGATAGCAGTATCAGTCGCAACATTGCCATAGGCATGGGCATAAAGTCCTTCGGCTCCGCTATTACTGGCAAAAAAATCACCGCCTGCTATGTCTCCGATAGCATACACACCGTAACTGCCGGCATTATAAACAGTTACTCCATTAAGCCCAGCCTGGTTAATATGTAAACCATAATTTGTAGCATTGTCAATATAGATACCATAAAAAGAAGAATTGGAAATACGGACACCAGAACTGGCTCGATTGATTATTATCCCATTTGAGGCAGTATCAATATAAATACCATTAGAGGTACTATCAATATAAACACCATTAAGAGATGCTCGATTTATTCCTAAACCAACACTTGTTCTCTGAATATTTAAACCTGTTGGTGCATAGCGGATATAAATACCGGTATTGGCACTGTCAATTTCAAGACCAAAATTGGCACTGTCAATAAAGACACCACTTCCTGAACAGCGATATACCCGCAGACCGTTATTCCCTGCTCGGGAAATATTTACAGCATAAATAGCATTACCAATGTTAATTCCTCTATTTGCGTTGCCAATATAAACACCATCAATTGTACTGTCAATATAGCTACCATAATTACTTGCCCGGTAAACCCTTATACCTGTTTGGGCGCGATTTATATTAATACCATAAATAGCAGCACTGTCGATATTGACACCAGTATAAGTTATCCGACCAATAGCAAGACCAGTGCCGACATATCCAACCGAAATACCGGCACTAAAGGCAGTATCAATTGCTAAACCATGACCAGCAGGATTTTTAATCCGCATAATTGCATTAGGATAACTAACATTTCCACTGAGAGTACAAGGTTTAAAAATATCAACTCCTCTTATTGAATTATCAGTAATTTTTGAGGAATTGACAACTTCGTTAGCAATTAATGGGTTTGGATAATTACCAGTTAAATCGCCACCGGCTGGACCAGTTGGTGGTAAGCCAGTAATAGCAACATTAGCGGCATTGGTTATCTGTCCTTTTTCATTTACAGTGATTTGGGCAACATTTGTCGCATCACCATAAGTGCCAGCAGTAACACCGGTAGCAGATAAATCGTCAGCAATAATTGTGCCGTCTTGAATTTCATCGGTATTTATTGGTGGACTAATTGGTCTTTGGATTTGGGCATTTAAGGCATAATTGGCGCTATCAGCTTTTCTTGATAGATAAGAGTAGGCATTACTAACAATTCTTATTCTTGGTATCATTGGTGAATGAGGGTTTACTTGCATTTCTAAATAACAATTGCCATCTATCGGAAGAGAAGAAATTGGCACAACACTTCCTAAAAGGACATTAAAAAGCCCAGATTGGGTTTGAACATTTTGGGTTTCGTTCCAAAAAGCAATGCCACCAGTAGGAGAAGTAAATAAGCGAAAAGTTATTGAATAAATAGAATCTAAAACTGGTTGACCATTAATATCAGTAAGTTTTCCTTGAAAATTAAGCATCAAGGGAATAGTAATTTGGTCGGTATTAGGAGAGATAGGTTTTAAGGAATTTAAAGAACTGAGTGTCGGAGGATTAGCAAAAACAATAAAAAAGAGAATTGATAAGAAAATTAAAGAATTTTTAAACATTTTTTTTACCCCCTTGATATCCTTTGCACCTAAAGATATCCTTTGTCGTTTTAGGCTCGGTGCCGCCGATAAAACTTTCTAAAATTTAAACTAAAAATATTTTTATGTCAATAAGAAAAATATTAAATTAGATTTTTATTAAATGTATCTTAAAATATGATTGACAAGCAGTAGTATAGCTAGTATCTGAATGGTAAATTTAACTAACAAAAATTATTGAGTAGATTAAAAATTTCCTTATAGAAACTTCAAAATTAGGTAATTAATTTAATCCGCCATTTTGTACGGATTATTGGTAGACAGTAATTGTAATATTTTCTTAGAAATTCCATTGTTTTTTTATCACTGGGATAGCCCGAACCGAAATCGCCGTATTTCTTTTTAAAATTTCTTATAATCCTATCCCTTTCTACTTTGGCAATTATTGAAGCAGCACTTACTACTTCATATTTTTTATCTGCCTTATTTTCGCCAATAATTTTTGGTGTGATATTCTTCTTATTTAATAAATTTTTTAATTCTTCACAATACTTTTTAATTCCCCTTTGATTTACAGGACAATCAAAATAGATAATATCGGGATTTAATTTCTCAATAATTTTTGCCATATTTTTCAGTTCCAGAAAATTGAGGTTATATCTGTCAATAACTTTTGGTGATATTCTTTTGATAACTATTCTTTCAGCAATATCTTTTATTTTCTTTGCTAATCTTTCTCTTTTATCGGGTTTAAGTTGTTTAGAATCCTTTACACCAATCTCTTTTAATTTTACAATATCTTTTTCTTCAACCAAAATTCCACAAATAACCATTGGACCAATAACACATCCTCTACCAGCCTCATCAATTCCTAAGATATAATTTTCTTTATTCAACTTCAAAAGTTCTGAGAATTACATCTAATTGGAGTAAGTTATTTAACTTCTTTTCGCCGGGATAAAACAAGGTGCCATCAATCAAATAGAATTTATCCTGATAATTAAAGGCATAAGAGATAAAAGGACCGCCAATAATATCTTTATCATTCTGCCAGACACCAATAAGTTTCAAAGCAGGTTGGTTTAAAAAATAGGTGCTTTCGGCATAAGTATATTCCCTTAAAATGTAATCGCCATTATAAAATTTTATCGTTAAACTATCTCTTAAATTGGCAATCTTTTCGGGCAATAATTCCCTTCTTGTGTTATCAAAATAGATAAATATTGATCTATCAGGATAATGGGTAAAGAGATAGATAAAATTATCTTTTTTATATTCTTCTTTTAAAATATATCTTTTTGGAATTTTAAAAGTAAAATGGTAATTTTCTTTCAGATATTTTATTTTTTCTTTATCAATACCAATAGAATAAGTATAAAGATGGATAAGGTCATAAATATGTTCTAAAAGAGAATAAAAAATTCTTTTCTCGTATCTTTTTAAGCCTTCTTTTAATAGATTTTTCTCACTACTGACAAAAATAAATATCTGTTGATTTTTGGTATATAAGTCTTTTAAACGAAAGAAGCCAAAGGTATCTCTTTTGATAATCTCAATTTTATCGCCAATCAAATCCGAAATAAATTCGTCAGATATTGTGCCAACTAAAAAGAGGGTAGTAAAATCTTTTAATAAAGGAAAACTTGCTAAGTTTTTATATTTAATAGTAAAATAAGGTTCAGGTTGGGGAGTATAAACTTTCTTTTCTAATATTTGCGAGATTAGATTTTCTATTTCATTTTGATATTCAGTAAAGATAATAACTTCTCTTAATTTACCAATTGTTGGTGGTAGGGGAGAGCAAGAAAATAAGAAAAATATAAAAACCAATATTTTTCTCATACTTTTATTTTAAAGGGAAGTATTTATTATTTCAATTATTTTATCTTTACTTTTTTCGCCTTTAATAATTTTTATTTGTCCTTTTTTCACATTAAAATATTCAGCTAAAATTTCAATCAAAACTTTATTTGCTTTTCCTTCAATGGGTGGAGCGGTTAAATAGACTTTTAATCTATCTTTTTCTTTTACTATCTCATTCTTTTTGGCGTTAGGAATAACTCGTATTTTTATTATTTGTGACTTATAATACTGTGACACTTTTTGCTAAATGTCTTGGTTTATCAACATCGCAACCACGGAGGCAGGCGATATGATAGGCAAAAAGTTGAAGGGGAATTGCTACTAAAATTGGTGTTAAAAATTCAATCGTTTCTGGTAGATAAAAAATATCTTCGGAGATTTCTTTTAGTCTTTTATCATTCTCATTGCCGATAGCAATAATTTTGCCACCCCTTGCCTTTGCTTCCATTATATTGGAAATCATTTTCTCATAAGTTGAGTCTTTTACGCAAATACAGATAACCGGTATTTCTTCGGTGATTACCGAAATTGGTCCATGTTTCATTTCACCGGCAGGATAGCCAGCAGCGTGGATATAAGAAATCTCTTTTAATTTTAAAGCGCCTTCTAAAGCACTGGGATAGTTAATTCCTCTTCCTAAAAAGACAAAATGGGGTGAATTATAATATTTCCTTGCTACTTTTTTGATTGTTTTATCTAAAAGTAATGCTTTCTTAATCTTTTCTGGGATAATTTTTAATTCTTTCAAATAGTCTTCTAATTTTTCTCTGTTAATTTTTTCTCTTATTAAGGCAAAATATAGTGCTAAAATAAATAGATTAAAAATTTGGGCAGTATATGCCTTGGTAGAAGCAACACCAATTTCCGGACCAGCATTGATAAAAATAACATTATCGGCTTCTCTATCCATTGATGATCTTTTCACATTTAAGATTGCTAAATTTTTTATCTTTCTCTCTTTTGCCTCCCTTAATGCCATTAAGGTATCAGCAGTTTCACCCGATTGGGAAATGGCAATCATTAAGGTATTGTTATTAAATAGAAAAGGTCTTGATAATAATTCAGAAGCAATCTCCACATTGGTTGGTATTTCACTTATCTTTTCAAAATAATCTCTGCCGATTAAACCTGCGTGATAAGAAGTGCCACAGGCTTGGATAACAATATTACTGATATTTTTTATATCTTCGGGATAGAGATGGAAACTTTCACCTAAAAGAATTTCTTTTTCATATATCCGTTTTTCTAAATTCTCTTTTAAGATTTTAGGTTGTTCGTATATCTCTTTTCTCATAAAATGGCGATATCTTCCTTTACTTACTTCTTTCGCTTTCAAGTCAATTTTTACGCTTTCCTTTTCTATTTCTTTACCTTCTTCATTATAAAAATTTACTCTATCCTTTCTTAAGAAAC
The candidate division WOR-3 bacterium DNA segment above includes these coding regions:
- a CDS encoding T9SS type A sorting domain-containing protein, whose amino-acid sequence is MSKLKIFLYLLFISYAFSQYYCDWYTINSDGKNLTNTNYQAKNSLSQNAISYLTNPNYLGFIGFWIREPQVSIKEKEELPNPHQLETKLYNPFPNPFFHKTRILFSLKNQSNVKLFIYDRMGRIIKILINENKKPGIYSVNWQGENNFQQKVNPGIYFSKFQTGDYYEIKKITFIW
- the rnhB gene encoding ribonuclease HII; translation: MNKENYILGIDEAGRGCVIGPMVICGILVEEKDIVKLKEIGVKDSKQLKPDKRERLAKKIKDIAERIVIKRISPKVIDRYNLNFLELKNMAKIIEKLNPDIIYFDCPVNQRGIKKYCEELKNLLNKKNITPKIIGENKADKKYEVVSAASIIAKVERDRIIRNFKKKYGDFGSGYPSDKKTMEFLRKYYNYCLPIIRTKWRIKLIT
- a CDS encoding DUF4837 family protein, coding for MRKILVFIFFLFSCSPLPPTIGKLREVIIFTEYQNEIENLISQILEKKVYTPQPEPYFTIKYKNLASFPLLKDFTTLFLVGTISDEFISDLIGDKIEIIKRDTFGFFRLKDLYTKNQQIFIFVSSEKNLLKEGLKRYEKRIFYSLLEHIYDLIHLYTYSIGIDKEKIKYLKENYHFTFKIPKRYILKEEYKKDNFIYLFTHYPDRSIFIYFDNTRRELLPEKIANLRDSLTIKFYNGDYILREYTYAESTYFLNQPALKLIGVWQNDKDIIGGPFISYAFNYQDKFYLIDGTLFYPGEKKLNNLLQLDVILRTFEVE
- a CDS encoding DUF167 domain-containing protein, encoding MSQYYKSQIIKIRVIPNAKKNEIVKEKDRLKVYLTAPPIEGKANKVLIEILAEYFNVKKGQIKIIKGEKSKDKIIEIINTSL
- the glmS gene encoding glutamine--fructose-6-phosphate transaminase (isomerizing), which encodes MCGIVGYIGSRDITSVLLVALERLEYRGYDSCGIAVNYQGKIFVKKTAGRLFKLKEILNSTPLFSYQEGDTLIGIGHTRWATHGKVSDENAHPFLDCQKILAIVHNGIIENFQELKERLINNGHKFESETDTEVIVHLLEEKIKKDNLTEKDFLKGLCETLKELKGSFALCLISPLFDFLIGIKKGSPLLCGIGKNEGMIASDILALVGICKKVYIMEDGEICFLRKDRVNFYNEEGKEIEKESVKIDLKAKEVSKGRYRHFMRKEIYEQPKILKENLEKRIYEKEILLGESFHLYPEDIKNISNIVIQACGTSYHAGLIGRDYFEKISEIPTNVEIASELLSRPFLFNNNTLMIAISQSGETADTLMALREAKERKIKNLAILNVKRSSMDREADNVIFINAGPEIGVASTKAYTAQIFNLFILALYFALIREKINREKLEDYLKELKIIPEKIKKALLLDKTIKKVARKYYNSPHFVFLGRGINYPSALEGALKLKEISYIHAAGYPAGEMKHGPISVITEEIPVICICVKDSTYEKMISNIMEAKARGGKIIAIGNENDKRLKEISEDIFYLPETIEFLTPILVAIPLQLFAYHIACLRGCDVDKPRHLAKSVTVL